A stretch of the Tannerella serpentiformis genome encodes the following:
- a CDS encoding CTP synthase, with product MANTKYIFVTGGVVSSLGKGIVSASLGKLLQARGYRVTIQKFDPYINVDPGTLNPYEHGECFVTVDGHETDLDLGHYERFLNLPTTRANSITTGRIYQSVIDKERRGDYLGKTVQVIPHITDEIKRNVKLLGAKNQFDFVITEIGGTVGDIESLPFIESVRQLRWELGRDCLCVHLTYVPFIAAAKEYKTKPTQHSVKQLQELGVQPDMLVLRTEHELNPEILRKVALFCNVSKEAVIQSVDVPTIYEVPLMLQRQRMDSIALEKLGLEVGPTPELNPWKDFLDRKKRATDVVRIGLVGKYVELQDAYKSIDESLLIASIYNERKLDLRLIHSEKINDANAAELLADMDGVVIAPGFGQRGVEGKFAAIRYLREHDIPTLGICLGMQCMVIEFARDVLGLEGANSTEMDPQTLHPVIDLMEDQKNVVNMGGTMRLGTYDCTLRPGSHICAAYGKEHIQERHRHRFEFNNEYKDRFEAAGMQCVGENPDTGLVEAVEVSGLRWFVGVQYHPEYTSTVLSPNPLFMGFIKAAINK from the coding sequence GTGGCAAATACGAAGTACATTTTTGTGACAGGCGGTGTCGTTTCGTCCCTTGGTAAGGGCATCGTCTCGGCGTCGCTGGGCAAGCTGCTGCAGGCGCGTGGCTACCGGGTGACGATCCAAAAGTTCGACCCTTATATCAACGTAGATCCGGGGACGCTCAACCCCTATGAACACGGCGAGTGCTTCGTCACCGTCGATGGGCACGAGACGGACCTCGACCTCGGGCACTATGAGCGCTTCCTCAACCTCCCCACCACCCGCGCCAACAGCATCACCACGGGCCGCATCTACCAGAGCGTCATCGACAAGGAGCGCCGCGGGGACTACCTGGGCAAGACGGTGCAGGTGATCCCCCACATCACGGACGAGATCAAGCGCAACGTCAAGCTGCTCGGAGCCAAGAACCAGTTTGACTTCGTCATCACCGAGATCGGTGGCACGGTGGGCGACATCGAGTCGCTGCCCTTCATCGAGAGCGTCCGCCAGCTGCGTTGGGAGCTGGGACGCGACTGCCTCTGCGTGCACCTGACCTACGTGCCTTTCATCGCCGCCGCGAAGGAGTACAAGACGAAGCCCACGCAACACTCCGTCAAGCAGCTCCAAGAGCTGGGCGTGCAGCCCGATATGCTCGTCTTGCGTACGGAGCACGAGCTCAACCCCGAGATCCTGCGTAAGGTGGCCCTCTTCTGCAACGTCTCGAAGGAGGCCGTCATCCAGTCCGTCGACGTGCCCACCATCTATGAGGTGCCCCTCATGCTGCAACGCCAACGGATGGACTCCATTGCGCTGGAGAAGCTCGGCCTCGAAGTCGGCCCCACGCCGGAGCTGAACCCGTGGAAGGACTTCCTCGACCGGAAGAAGCGCGCCACCGACGTGGTCCGTATCGGGCTCGTGGGCAAGTACGTCGAGCTGCAAGACGCCTATAAGTCGATCGACGAATCGCTGCTCATCGCCTCCATTTATAACGAGCGCAAGCTCGACCTGCGGCTCATCCATTCGGAGAAGATCAACGACGCGAATGCGGCCGAACTGTTGGCCGATATGGACGGCGTCGTCATCGCTCCGGGCTTCGGGCAACGGGGTGTGGAGGGCAAATTTGCCGCCATCCGTTACCTCCGCGAGCACGACATCCCCACGCTCGGTATCTGCTTGGGTATGCAGTGTATGGTCATCGAATTTGCCCGCGATGTGCTTGGCCTTGAGGGAGCCAACTCCACGGAGATGGATCCACAGACGCTTCATCCGGTCATCGACCTTATGGAGGATCAGAAAAACGTGGTCAACATGGGCGGCACCATGCGCCTCGGCACGTACGACTGCACCCTGCGCCCCGGCTCACACATCTGTGCGGCCTATGGCAAGGAGCACATCCAGGAGCGCCATCGCCACCGCTTCGAGTTCAACAACGAATACAAGGACCGCTTCGAGGCTGCCGGTATGCAGTGCGTGGGCGAGAACCCCGACACGGGGCTCGTCGAGGCCGTCGAAGTGAGTGGCCTGCGCTGGTTCGTCGGCGTGCAGTATCACCCGGAATATACCAGCACCGTGCTCAGTCCTAACCCGCTGTTCATGGGATTCATCAAAGCCGCAATCAACAAATAG
- a CDS encoding ComEC/Rec2 family competence protein, whose protein sequence is MIERDHNEWNKRPLSRPLFLWIVGTLCEVCYPLQYLSFALLVPAIAALVCNRGRRSAPRELRLETPYIWGAILTFVVLFLAIQRTALAERHLDDPRPAPTAWRRAAHAVQGHIVERLGQLRLSPDEHAVLASITVNDRSGMTRDLRRRFSTAGVAHLLAVSGFHVGLVSGALALLLGFLPPTMPCRLFRCGLMILVAWAYAAVSGLSAPAVRAATMLTIYLIGVALRRTPEPYNTLFASALLMLFVDPFSLFDVGFQLTFAAVSFILLLTPRIACLIDVRRRWIALPWRLVAVSLAAQVGTFPLCCYYFGRISLVFLFANLFLVLSATLLIPMALVWVALPVGTPGSFGLQSAVERLTHTLVAVVDRFSLLPAAGAPMRFDLVLLIGSYAVLLLGIHAATRGSRRTLFASLGGTLSLIIYTLAQHQFGG, encoded by the coding sequence ATGATCGAACGCGATCATAACGAATGGAATAAGCGACCTCTATCGAGGCCGCTTTTTTTGTGGATTGTCGGAACCCTTTGCGAGGTCTGCTACCCGCTCCAGTACTTGTCTTTCGCCTTGCTGGTTCCTGCCATTGCGGCGCTTGTGTGTAACCGAGGGAGACGGTCGGCACCGCGCGAGCTGCGGCTCGAGACACCCTACATTTGGGGTGCGATCTTGACTTTCGTGGTCCTCTTTCTGGCCATACAGCGGACCGCGCTGGCTGAGCGGCACCTTGACGATCCGAGGCCTGCGCCGACGGCATGGCGACGGGCGGCGCACGCTGTGCAAGGACACATCGTGGAACGCCTCGGGCAGCTGCGCCTTTCGCCCGACGAGCACGCTGTACTGGCCTCGATCACCGTCAACGACCGTAGCGGCATGACGCGTGATTTGCGCCGCCGGTTCTCGACCGCTGGCGTGGCACACCTCTTAGCCGTCAGCGGCTTTCACGTCGGACTGGTCAGCGGCGCGCTTGCCCTGCTACTCGGTTTTCTGCCGCCGACCATGCCCTGCCGACTCTTCCGTTGCGGACTGATGATCCTCGTCGCCTGGGCCTACGCCGCCGTGTCGGGCCTTTCTGCACCGGCCGTCCGAGCGGCCACGATGCTCACCATCTACCTCATTGGCGTGGCCCTTCGCCGCACCCCCGAGCCATACAACACGCTGTTCGCCTCTGCTTTGCTGATGCTTTTCGTCGATCCCTTCAGCCTCTTCGACGTCGGGTTCCAGCTCACCTTCGCCGCCGTCTCATTCATCCTTCTGCTCACGCCCCGCATAGCCTGCCTCATCGATGTGCGCCGCCGGTGGATCGCCCTCCCTTGGCGACTCGTGGCCGTCAGTCTGGCTGCTCAGGTCGGCACCTTCCCGCTCTGTTGCTACTATTTCGGCCGCATCTCCCTCGTTTTTCTCTTCGCAAATCTCTTCCTCGTGCTGTCCGCCACGCTGCTCATCCCCATGGCCCTCGTGTGGGTCGCGCTGCCCGTTGGCACGCCCGGGAGCTTCGGATTGCAGAGCGCGGTGGAGCGCCTGACGCACACGCTCGTCGCCGTCGTCGATCGGTTCAGCCTCCTCCCTGCGGCCGGTGCCCCGATGCGCTTCGACCTCGTCCTGCTCATCGGTTCCTACGCCGTCCTTCTCTTGGGCATCCACGCTGCGACCCGCGGCAGTCGACGGACGCTTTTCGCCTCTCTTGGCGGGACGCTTTCCCTCATCATTTACACCCTTGCGCAGCATCAGTTTGGAGGGTGA
- a CDS encoding glycosyltransferase family 2 protein translates to MPLLFSIITVTYNARKALDRTLQSVGVQTYGEMEYLVIDGGSTDGTMERVARWEAEMADERTRRGIEPMRCVTVSEPDRGLYDAMNKGLQRATGDYVWFLNAGDTFRSPETVAQLADVAERNGWPDILYGETDVTDSEGRFIAARRLKAPEVLTWRGFRTGMCVSHQAFVVKRSVALTYDLQYRFSADFDWCIRCMKQSQRIVNSRMRLVNYEAEGMTTRNRKASLAERYRIMCRYYGALPTQMRHLWFATRFLWAKVSGNKA, encoded by the coding sequence ATGCCTCTCCTTTTCTCCATCATCACGGTCACATATAATGCTCGGAAGGCGCTCGACCGGACGTTGCAGAGCGTCGGGGTGCAGACGTATGGCGAGATGGAGTACCTCGTGATTGACGGGGGATCGACTGACGGGACGATGGAGCGAGTCGCACGTTGGGAGGCGGAGATGGCGGACGAACGCACGCGGCGTGGCATCGAGCCGATGCGGTGCGTAACCGTTTCGGAGCCGGATCGTGGACTGTACGACGCGATGAACAAGGGCCTGCAACGGGCGACGGGCGACTACGTCTGGTTTCTCAACGCAGGTGACACATTTCGGTCGCCGGAGACGGTGGCGCAATTGGCCGATGTGGCCGAACGAAACGGTTGGCCAGATATTCTTTACGGTGAGACGGACGTGACCGACAGCGAGGGGCGATTTATCGCCGCGCGTCGACTGAAAGCGCCCGAGGTGCTGACTTGGCGCGGCTTTCGGACGGGGATGTGTGTCAGTCATCAGGCGTTTGTCGTCAAGCGGAGCGTGGCGCTGACGTACGATTTGCAATACCGATTCTCGGCCGACTTCGATTGGTGCATCCGGTGCATGAAACAATCGCAGCGGATCGTCAACTCACGAATGCGGTTAGTGAATTATGAAGCCGAAGGAATGACGACGCGCAACCGTAAGGCGTCCCTCGCGGAGCGCTACCGCATCATGTGTCGCTACTACGGGGCGTTGCCCACGCAGATGCGTCACCTTTGGTTTGCCACCCGATTCCTCTGGGCGAAGGTGAGCGGAAATAAGGCGTAG
- a CDS encoding class I SAM-dependent methyltransferase yields MTDSILKEMLDLFHTYYLRQRFFPNWFSVFINPFYFIRKRLIEKVRRLAPQLEGELLDFGCGAKPYQELFPHLRSYLGVDIENEGHNHKTEAIDVYYDGVRLPFDDDSFDAILTSEVLEHVPNVDGCLTDLVRVLRPGGKMLVTVPFIWAEHELPYDFRRFSLIGIRKHITDQGLTILAEERSGHFAEVVLQLWMAYLRSLFYVKNKYVNLLMNAIFIAPVCILGGAIVWLLPRKPELYFNTIILAQKKI; encoded by the coding sequence ATGACAGACAGCATATTGAAAGAGATGCTTGACCTATTTCATACATACTACCTAAGGCAGCGATTTTTTCCCAATTGGTTTAGCGTTTTCATCAACCCATTTTATTTTATCCGCAAGCGGTTGATAGAGAAAGTGCGGCGACTTGCACCACAATTAGAAGGTGAATTGCTTGATTTTGGGTGTGGAGCTAAACCATATCAGGAGTTGTTTCCGCATTTAAGGTCCTATCTTGGAGTAGATATAGAGAACGAAGGTCATAATCATAAAACGGAAGCAATAGATGTCTACTATGATGGAGTACGCCTTCCATTCGACGATGATTCGTTTGACGCGATATTGACAAGTGAGGTCTTGGAGCATGTGCCTAATGTAGACGGATGTCTTACAGATCTTGTTCGTGTATTGAGACCGGGCGGTAAGATGCTGGTTACCGTACCTTTTATTTGGGCAGAGCATGAGTTGCCGTATGATTTTAGACGATTCTCCCTTATAGGGATTCGAAAACACATAACAGATCAGGGATTGACAATCCTTGCCGAAGAACGTAGCGGACATTTTGCGGAAGTCGTTTTGCAATTGTGGATGGCATATTTACGAAGCCTGTTTTACGTCAAGAATAAATATGTCAACCTTCTTATGAATGCCATATTCATTGCACCGGTTTGTATTTTGGGCGGTGCGATTGTTTGGTTGTTGCCCCGAAAACCTGAACTGTATTTTAATACGATAATACTGGCTCAAAAGAAGATCTAG
- a CDS encoding sugar 3,4-ketoisomerase yields MAELIDLKTYTDRRGNLTVIEKVIPFDIKRIFYIYGVDDSVRGGHRHHKTVQAAICLQGHCIISNHTKNGHKDFILDSPHKCLIINPEDWHTMHHFSKDAILMVLASEYFDPHDYIYEPYK; encoded by the coding sequence ATGGCAGAATTAATAGATCTCAAAACATATACTGATCGACGCGGAAATTTGACCGTGATTGAGAAGGTTATACCGTTTGATATTAAGCGAATCTTCTACATTTATGGTGTAGATGACTCCGTGAGAGGTGGGCACCGTCATCATAAAACTGTACAGGCCGCCATTTGTCTTCAAGGCCACTGCATCATATCCAATCATACAAAGAATGGACATAAGGATTTTATCTTAGACTCTCCTCATAAGTGTCTTATCATTAATCCTGAAGATTGGCATACAATGCATCATTTCAGCAAGGATGCAATCTTAATGGTGTTGGCTTCGGAATATTTCGACCCTCATGATTACATCTATGAACCCTATAAATGA
- a CDS encoding glycosyl transferase yields the protein MTVISLSEFEDDELLRVKPVRTRGEYCWTCTSSTILYVLDRFNVESCTYLDSDLYFFSSPQSLFDEMGDDAVMITPHNYTPQYDQSTRTGIYCVQFVAFKNNEQGRHVLNWWRKACIDWCYNRFENNRFGDQKYLDDWPNQFGGVHVCKNLGAGVAPWNMQQYTFRKKKDRIVGVENLTGNTFDVVFFHFHSLTFVTPSYFSPRPYYRRNKSAIQLMFNPYIKKIEEIRNKYPEVAASERYLSGFDRAKYFLELFARRGWSEISSIRALHQ from the coding sequence ATGACGGTGATCTCATTGAGTGAGTTTGAGGATGATGAATTACTGCGTGTTAAGCCAGTTCGTACACGAGGCGAATATTGTTGGACATGTACTTCGTCTACTATACTGTATGTATTAGATCGGTTTAATGTAGAGAGCTGTACATATTTAGATTCTGATCTCTATTTTTTCTCATCCCCACAGTCCTTATTTGATGAGATGGGAGATGATGCAGTGATGATTACCCCTCATAATTATACACCTCAATACGATCAAAGTACAAGAACCGGAATTTATTGTGTACAGTTCGTTGCTTTCAAAAATAACGAGCAAGGACGGCATGTTTTGAATTGGTGGCGGAAAGCGTGTATAGATTGGTGCTATAATCGATTCGAGAACAATCGCTTCGGTGATCAGAAATATTTAGACGATTGGCCAAACCAGTTTGGCGGAGTGCACGTTTGCAAAAACCTAGGTGCGGGTGTTGCTCCGTGGAATATGCAGCAATACACTTTCCGAAAAAAGAAGGATCGAATTGTTGGGGTTGAGAATCTTACTGGAAATACATTTGATGTGGTCTTTTTTCATTTTCACTCTCTTACGTTTGTCACCCCCTCTTATTTTTCCCCTCGACCTTACTATCGGAGAAATAAAAGTGCAATTCAACTAATGTTTAACCCATACATAAAAAAAATCGAGGAGATCAGAAACAAATATCCAGAAGTTGCTGCTTCGGAAAGATATCTCTCAGGATTCGATAGAGCAAAGTATTTTCTCGAACTTTTTGCGCGTCGAGGGTGGAGTGAAATTTCTTCGATAAGAGCGTTGCACCAATAG
- a CDS encoding class I SAM-dependent methyltransferase, with protein MRTIDISNLYRRVYKKDIGYIWKSVERLEYVLCQKCGLRFFDPIISGDDDFYNILLKDEWYYLHEGKTEYDYSRKFIEEDDRVLDIGAGRGAFRHYLSEKNYYQGLDLSSKAIELAKKDGANVLPIPIEEFSEENKERFDVVSIFQVIEHISSLDKFMCSAIDCIVKGGLLIVATPDNDGFIKYVSNFCLNLPPHHTLHWNERSLRSMAEKYNLEVLDIYREPVSSVHRQWWYNTMSTTYLNRLLRRDFRMIDYRFTYKIVRLAAKILAQFYKLSGEHKKSFGQSIIMVCRKPDV; from the coding sequence GTGAGAACTATAGATATATCTAATTTGTATCGGAGAGTTTACAAAAAGGATATAGGCTATATCTGGAAAAGTGTGGAGAGATTGGAATATGTTCTTTGCCAAAAATGTGGTCTGCGTTTTTTTGATCCAATCATATCGGGGGATGATGACTTTTATAATATCTTGTTGAAAGACGAATGGTACTATCTGCATGAGGGGAAAACGGAATATGATTATTCGCGTAAGTTCATCGAAGAGGATGATCGAGTTTTAGATATAGGTGCTGGAAGAGGTGCTTTTAGACATTATTTGTCAGAGAAGAATTATTATCAGGGCTTGGATCTTAGTAGTAAAGCTATAGAACTTGCTAAAAAGGATGGAGCAAATGTTTTGCCAATTCCAATAGAAGAATTTAGTGAGGAGAATAAAGAGAGGTTTGACGTAGTCTCTATCTTCCAAGTAATAGAACATATTTCTTCGTTGGATAAATTCATGTGTTCTGCAATTGATTGCATTGTGAAGGGAGGACTTTTGATTGTTGCAACGCCAGATAATGATGGATTTATTAAGTATGTATCTAATTTTTGCCTGAATTTACCACCCCATCATACTCTTCATTGGAATGAGAGATCACTAAGGTCTATGGCTGAGAAATATAATTTGGAGGTTCTGGATATCTATAGAGAACCGGTGTCCAGTGTCCATAGACAATGGTGGTATAATACAATGTCAACGACTTACCTTAATCGTCTTCTAAGAAGAGATTTTCGGATGATTGATTATAGGTTTACATATAAGATCGTGCGTTTGGCAGCTAAAATATTAGCTCAATTTTACAAACTGTCTGGAGAGCATAAGAAGTCTTTTGGGCAGAGTATCATTATGGTATGCAGAAAGCCCGATGTTTAA
- a CDS encoding glycosyltransferase: MMRLAPIVLFTYNRPVHTRQTIDALLKNEYASESDLIIFSDAPKNDAAEDGVRQTRAYLRGITGFRSINLIERAENMGLAANIIDGVTQVVNEYGQIIVLEDDLLTSPFFLKYMNEALSMYEDANEVISVHGYIFPIKRKLPESFFIRGTDCLGWGTWKRGWDLFTPNGAELLDQIRAHKLEWTFDFSGSYPFMKMLEKQADGSVSSWAVRWYASALLKDKLTLYPGRSLIFHNGSDGSGTNYSGDNALDVKLSDRPIVLERLLLEEDKNARKAFIGYFRYAMLWHKIQYRIKSVFQGRKG, from the coding sequence ATGATGCGGTTAGCACCTATAGTACTCTTCACATATAATCGTCCGGTGCATACTCGCCAAACAATCGATGCATTGTTGAAAAACGAATATGCTTCGGAAAGCGATTTGATTATTTTCTCGGATGCTCCGAAAAACGATGCAGCCGAAGATGGGGTACGCCAAACAAGAGCCTACTTAAGAGGAATTACTGGTTTTCGTTCGATTAATTTAATCGAGCGTGCAGAAAATATGGGGCTGGCGGCAAACATCATTGATGGAGTAACTCAAGTTGTGAATGAGTACGGTCAAATTATTGTCTTGGAAGATGATTTGTTGACATCTCCTTTTTTTTTAAAATACATGAATGAGGCGCTCTCGATGTATGAAGATGCCAATGAGGTTATTAGTGTGCATGGGTATATATTCCCGATAAAAAGGAAGTTACCGGAGTCGTTTTTTATTCGTGGTACTGATTGCTTGGGCTGGGGGACATGGAAAAGAGGCTGGGATCTATTTACTCCCAATGGTGCTGAATTGTTGGATCAAATAAGAGCTCATAAACTGGAATGGACATTTGACTTTTCAGGTAGTTACCCTTTTATGAAGATGCTAGAAAAACAGGCGGATGGATCCGTTAGCTCATGGGCTGTACGATGGTATGCCTCCGCATTATTAAAAGATAAATTAACACTCTATCCAGGGCGGTCCCTTATTTTTCATAATGGGAGTGATGGGAGCGGCACTAACTACAGTGGGGACAATGCGCTTGATGTGAAACTATCTGATCGCCCGATCGTGCTTGAACGTCTTCTACTTGAAGAAGATAAGAATGCGAGAAAAGCGTTTATTGGTTATTTCCGTTATGCGATGCTATGGCATAAGATCCAATACCGGATAAAATCTGTATTTCAGGGTAGAAAGGGATAA
- a CDS encoding nucleotide sugar dehydrogenase, whose protein sequence is MKIAIIGLGYVGLPLSVAFAEHYPTVGFDINRKRIGELQKGLDHTQEMDRDRLQGALSSTEEKGLTLTDDNEQLSDCTVFIVTVPTPITKFKTPDLAPLLAASATVGRALKSGDIVIYESTVYPGCTEEDCVPVLEKSSGLKYNVDFFCGYSPERINPGDRKNTLETIQKVVSGSTEEVAEKVEMLYRSIVPVGTFRASSIKVAEACKAIENAQRDVNISFVNELSLIFDRMGIDTQEVLEAAATKWNFLKFTPGLVGGHCIGVDPYYLMHKSQCLGYNPQVILSGRSVNDGMGRFVASKTVKLMIRHGIRIVGSRVLVLGFTFKENCPDTRNTKVVDVIDELKDFGIHVDVYDPHALRDEVKAEYAIDLLAQQPDPKQYDGIILTVAHDEFRSIDFSFVRNQLTVLFDVKGILDKSLIHGRL, encoded by the coding sequence ATGAAAATAGCAATTATAGGATTGGGATATGTGGGATTACCGTTGTCGGTAGCGTTTGCTGAGCATTATCCGACTGTCGGCTTTGACATTAATCGTAAACGGATCGGTGAATTGCAGAAAGGGCTTGATCACACCCAAGAAATGGATCGTGACAGGCTGCAGGGTGCCCTATCCAGTACAGAAGAAAAAGGCTTGACACTGACTGACGACAATGAGCAGTTAAGTGATTGTACGGTATTTATTGTGACTGTCCCAACGCCGATCACGAAATTTAAGACCCCTGATTTAGCTCCGCTATTGGCTGCGTCGGCTACGGTAGGTCGGGCGTTAAAGTCTGGGGATATTGTTATTTACGAATCGACGGTTTACCCCGGATGTACGGAGGAGGACTGTGTGCCTGTCTTGGAAAAATCCTCAGGGTTAAAGTATAATGTTGATTTCTTCTGTGGTTATTCTCCTGAACGAATCAATCCCGGCGACCGAAAAAATACATTAGAAACGATCCAGAAGGTTGTTTCTGGTTCGACTGAGGAGGTCGCCGAGAAAGTGGAAATGCTTTATCGATCAATTGTCCCTGTAGGAACGTTTCGTGCGTCGTCGATTAAGGTTGCCGAAGCGTGCAAGGCGATCGAAAATGCACAACGTGATGTAAATATCTCATTTGTCAATGAATTGTCGCTAATTTTTGATCGTATGGGAATAGATACGCAGGAGGTGCTTGAAGCAGCTGCCACAAAATGGAACTTCCTGAAGTTCACTCCCGGCTTGGTCGGCGGACATTGCATCGGCGTTGACCCTTATTATTTGATGCATAAGTCGCAGTGTTTAGGCTATAATCCTCAGGTTATCCTTTCCGGCCGCTCTGTCAACGATGGGATGGGGCGTTTTGTGGCTTCAAAGACGGTTAAATTGATGATTCGTCACGGCATTCGGATAGTCGGGAGTCGTGTATTGGTACTTGGATTTACATTTAAGGAGAATTGTCCGGACACACGGAATACGAAAGTGGTTGATGTGATCGATGAGTTGAAGGATTTCGGCATTCATGTGGATGTGTATGATCCTCATGCATTGCGTGATGAAGTAAAAGCAGAATATGCCATCGATTTACTCGCTCAGCAGCCTGATCCCAAACAATATGACGGTATCATTTTGACGGTTGCTCACGACGAATTTCGTTCGATCGACTTCAGCTTTGTTCGCAACCAACTTACTGTCTTATTTGACGTAAAAGGGATCCTCGATAAATCGCTTATCCACGGGCGACTTTAA
- a CDS encoding DUF6261 family protein has translation MKYLHTASRTTEVDAVSDQIVAMYEARTALKTEPYLAATMATLKSQSEQITEAIKRLKILSELEDLDAVRDRAISALGHVLNGYANMPTDDARQHTPPLKKVFDNYTLSITRENYESESSLIESLLADLSATALQVHITALPGVSEAIAAVRAAQTAFTTKQVAYLEALAKDKTLQSASVLKLALLTTINTKLIRYLDVMKDVDAAKYADFSTAVAQAVDEQNTVVAMRHTLDEKKKKEGDGDGTKKKKGKEKDKEKDKKKEKDDEGDDITLPTE, from the coding sequence ATGAAGTATTTACACACGGCAAGTCGAACCACTGAGGTGGACGCCGTTTCTGATCAGATTGTTGCAATGTATGAAGCCCGAACGGCGCTGAAGACGGAACCATATCTTGCGGCTACGATGGCGACGTTGAAAAGCCAATCAGAACAGATTACGGAGGCAATTAAACGGCTTAAAATTCTGAGTGAGTTAGAGGATCTCGATGCTGTTCGAGACCGAGCGATCAGTGCGCTGGGACATGTGCTTAATGGATATGCGAATATGCCGACAGACGATGCACGTCAACATACGCCGCCTCTGAAAAAAGTGTTTGATAATTATACGCTCTCTATTACTCGAGAGAATTATGAGAGTGAATCGTCTTTGATCGAATCGCTGCTTGCTGATTTGAGCGCAACGGCATTGCAAGTGCATATTACAGCACTTCCAGGTGTGAGTGAGGCAATTGCCGCTGTACGCGCGGCGCAGACAGCGTTTACTACCAAGCAGGTAGCCTATTTGGAGGCGTTAGCCAAAGACAAGACTTTGCAGAGTGCCAGTGTGCTTAAACTCGCATTGTTGACAACGATTAACACTAAACTTATTCGCTATCTTGATGTGATGAAGGATGTCGATGCGGCAAAATATGCTGACTTTTCCACGGCCGTTGCACAGGCTGTCGATGAGCAGAACACTGTCGTCGCAATGCGTCACACCCTCGATGAGAAAAAGAAGAAAGAGGGAGACGGTGATGGCACCAAGAAGAAAAAGGGTAAGGAAAAAGACAAAGAGAAGGATAAGAAAAAGGAGAAAGATGACGAAGGCGATGATATTACGTTGCCTACGGAGTAG
- a CDS encoding glycosyltransferase: protein MKQLTIIISYRNRNIGRVKRCLDSLSHQSFEDFDVFFVDYGSDISYTEQLRPILESYCFVNYYRLATDGYPWNKSHALNFGIRLSSSNYILIGDIDLIYSPDAISGLMEKAAPKRIVFGSMFYLGRSFSAWDRLYSFPLSKFKDSGDEPIGAIYLVHRSDLESINGFDEYYCFWGVEDRDVDRRMRLIGAIPIQLDKYRYPIFHQWHPFVSDRKRGFFPEKWWDTINIYFSLNRDRPIRNENGWGKYIRPEDRPIFTAEVAETLIYSSYGRSYQKAQEIDRIVKKLNALNGNECLQIVLRKRTMGVLSFSLVRYVNLLIRICRLRLGIDYIENVEKEKYFYSADIFYVVWQLIRTQGVIRDYSLVEENDSITIRLMRGISLSQQLISQ, encoded by the coding sequence ATGAAGCAATTGACAATCATTATTAGCTATCGAAATCGTAATATTGGGCGAGTAAAGCGATGTTTAGATTCGCTTTCTCACCAATCCTTTGAAGATTTTGATGTCTTTTTTGTTGACTATGGAAGTGATATATCCTATACAGAGCAATTAAGACCTATACTTGAGTCGTATTGTTTTGTTAATTATTATCGTCTTGCTACAGACGGATATCCATGGAATAAATCGCATGCGTTAAATTTTGGAATCCGTTTGTCGTCATCTAATTATATACTTATCGGAGATATTGACTTGATTTATTCCCCAGATGCTATTTCCGGATTGATGGAAAAAGCGGCTCCCAAACGAATCGTTTTTGGGAGTATGTTCTATTTAGGGAGATCCTTTTCGGCTTGGGATCGACTGTACTCTTTTCCATTATCGAAATTCAAAGATTCTGGGGACGAACCAATCGGAGCAATTTATTTAGTCCATCGTTCAGATTTGGAATCAATCAATGGCTTTGATGAGTATTATTGCTTTTGGGGGGTAGAAGATCGAGACGTCGATCGTCGAATGCGATTGATTGGTGCCATACCTATACAATTAGATAAATACAGATACCCTATTTTTCATCAATGGCATCCGTTCGTTTCCGATCGGAAACGCGGCTTTTTCCCTGAAAAATGGTGGGATACGATCAATATCTATTTTTCCTTGAATCGCGATCGCCCGATTCGCAACGAAAATGGATGGGGGAAATATATTCGGCCGGAAGATCGACCAATCTTTACTGCTGAGGTTGCTGAAACATTGATATATTCTTCTTATGGTCGTTCTTATCAAAAGGCTCAAGAGATCGATCGTATTGTAAAGAAACTGAATGCATTAAATGGGAATGAATGTCTTCAGATTGTTCTAAGGAAGAGGACAATGGGAGTCCTTTCATTTAGTTTGGTGCGATACGTCAATCTATTGATTCGGATATGTCGGCTACGTCTTGGTATAGATTATATTGAGAATGTTGAAAAAGAAAAGTATTTTTATTCAGCAGACATATTCTATGTGGTGTGGCAACTTATACGCACTCAGGGCGTAATACGTGATTATTCGTTGGTAGAAGAGAATGACAGTATAACAATACGTCTGATGAGAGGAATATCTTTATCGCAACAACTCATCTCGCAGTGA